In Roseisolibacter agri, a genomic segment contains:
- a CDS encoding Ig-like domain-containing protein yields the protein MPTALSLRGHAALLAAATLVATAVGAQTPAEPAPSSLLPASPIARLDVSPAGGRFTAGDSARLVVRALDAAGRPIPGAIIRYTMRGGQGEGAIDTTGMVVASSVGKMPLSVVALVPGTRPFIRNVDLQIVPAAAARVDVRTPVSALLAGQVLRMDAIPFSKANDRALEPVRWTSSAPAVARVDANGLLTAVAPGSATLTATAGAARATVPVRVLAAAGARAVIAPVPTSVRQGDVVRLSAEVRGRDGRALSGVTPTWSFSPGDGQIDATGAFVGYRPGEYLVTASYGPGASATTLVKVEERNVRRPVEVVGRLPRTAFPTSEVWIHPNGKVAYLGTHGGGDRVYAIDISNPAGPVVVDSIMANTRLVNDMVTTADGNVMVFTREGAADRKNGIVIADTRDPLHPKQIADFTDGVTGGVHSVYLYEHPTHGKHVFLTNDGTGAVDVVNIDDPAKPRRVTEFRTARPDAARYVHDIDIHDGLLYASYWNDGLVILDIGNGIKGGTPAKPVLVTQFKYDLDSLYREVEQASAPGFTRGTHTAWRQRGGKYVFIGDEVYRNGNVKGAKDASASRMYGTLQVIDVSDIEHPKSVAWYTPEQGGVHNVWATGDTLYIGAYDAGFHVFDIGGELRGDLRAQGREIASFNTADMEGNVKNAAFTWGVVVNPKDGLAYVNDFNNGLWVMRVVPKPPVVP from the coding sequence ATGCCCACCGCCCTCTCCCTGCGCGGTCATGCCGCGCTCCTCGCCGCGGCCACGCTCGTCGCCACGGCGGTCGGCGCCCAGACGCCGGCCGAGCCGGCGCCCTCCTCGCTGCTGCCGGCGTCGCCCATCGCGCGCCTCGACGTCTCGCCCGCCGGCGGGCGCTTCACCGCCGGCGACTCGGCGCGCCTCGTGGTGCGCGCGCTCGACGCGGCCGGCCGGCCGATCCCCGGGGCCATCATCCGCTACACGATGCGCGGCGGCCAGGGCGAGGGCGCGATCGACACCACCGGGATGGTCGTCGCGAGCTCGGTCGGCAAGATGCCGCTGAGCGTCGTCGCGCTCGTGCCGGGGACGCGCCCGTTCATCCGCAACGTCGACCTGCAGATCGTCCCCGCCGCCGCCGCGCGCGTGGACGTGCGCACGCCGGTGTCGGCGCTGCTCGCGGGGCAGGTGCTGCGGATGGACGCGATCCCCTTCTCGAAGGCCAACGACCGCGCGCTGGAGCCGGTGCGGTGGACGAGCAGCGCGCCCGCCGTGGCGCGCGTCGATGCGAACGGGCTGCTGACCGCGGTCGCGCCGGGGAGCGCGACGCTCACCGCGACCGCCGGCGCCGCGCGCGCGACGGTGCCGGTGCGCGTGCTGGCCGCCGCGGGCGCGCGCGCCGTCATCGCCCCGGTGCCGACGTCGGTGCGGCAGGGCGACGTGGTGCGCCTGAGCGCCGAGGTGCGCGGCCGCGACGGGCGCGCGCTGTCGGGCGTGACGCCGACGTGGTCGTTCTCCCCCGGCGACGGGCAGATCGACGCGACGGGCGCGTTCGTCGGCTACCGCCCGGGCGAGTACCTGGTGACCGCCAGCTACGGCCCCGGCGCGAGCGCGACGACGCTGGTGAAGGTCGAGGAGCGCAACGTCCGCCGCCCGGTCGAGGTGGTGGGGCGCCTGCCGCGGACCGCGTTCCCGACGTCGGAGGTGTGGATCCACCCGAACGGGAAGGTCGCCTACCTGGGCACGCACGGCGGCGGCGACCGCGTGTACGCGATCGACATCTCGAACCCCGCCGGGCCGGTGGTGGTCGACTCGATCATGGCCAACACGCGCCTCGTGAACGACATGGTCACGACGGCCGACGGCAACGTGATGGTGTTCACGCGCGAGGGCGCGGCCGACCGCAAGAACGGCATCGTCATCGCCGACACGCGCGACCCGCTGCACCCCAAGCAGATCGCCGACTTCACCGACGGCGTCACGGGCGGCGTGCACTCGGTCTACCTGTACGAGCACCCGACGCACGGGAAGCACGTCTTCCTGACGAACGACGGCACCGGCGCGGTGGACGTCGTGAACATCGACGACCCGGCCAAGCCGCGCCGCGTGACGGAGTTCCGCACCGCGCGCCCCGACGCCGCGCGCTACGTGCACGACATCGACATCCACGACGGGCTGCTGTACGCCAGCTACTGGAACGACGGGCTGGTGATCCTCGACATCGGCAACGGGATCAAGGGCGGCACGCCGGCCAAGCCGGTGCTCGTGACGCAGTTCAAGTACGACCTCGACTCCCTGTATCGCGAGGTGGAGCAGGCGTCGGCGCCGGGCTTCACGCGCGGCACGCACACCGCGTGGCGGCAGCGCGGCGGCAAGTACGTGTTCATCGGCGACGAGGTCTATCGCAACGGCAACGTCAAGGGCGCGAAGGACGCGTCGGCGTCGCGCATGTACGGCACGCTGCAGGTGATCGACGTCAGCGACATCGAGCATCCGAAGTCGGTCGCGTGGTACACGCCCGAGCAGGGCGGCGTGCACAACGTCTGGGCGACGGGCGACACGCTCTACATCGGCGCCTACGACGCCGGCTTCCACGTGTTCGACATCGGCGGCGAGCTGCGCGGCGACCTGCGCGCGCAGGGGCGCGAGATCGCGTCGTTCAACACCGCCGACATGGAGGGCAACGTGAAGAACGCGGCCTTCACGTGGGGCGTGGTGGTGAACCCGAAGGACGGGCTGGCGTACGTGAACGACTTCAACAACGGGCTCTGGGTGATGCGCGTCGTGCCGAAGCCCCCGGTGGTGCCATGA
- a CDS encoding M23 family metallopeptidase, with the protein MIRPLALVSLLALAACGPGALREQLEPRPPREAYVRQLQAADLHRTAVGRDWLAAGDRALAAPAVAALPLREQGAFAAEQPGAVAWRVAPRRGQRLTVRVEAAADSGTRLFSELYAVPADTARAPRLLESADSLATSYTLEADEDGTTYVLRLQPELLRAVRWSVTFETGPSLAFPVDGRDSRAVRSVWGATRDGGARSHEGIDIFAPRGTPVLAGSDGVAWAGENRLGGTVVFLRDTRRGQSLYYAHLDRHAVATGARVRTGDTLGFVGNTGNARTTAPHLHFGVYRRGEGAIDPYPFVDTRVTAAARPGRDTTLVGRLARTTREDAALRAGPGERAARVRAVPRQTVVAVEGASAGWLRVRLPDRTTGYLAAGALEPADRPVAREQVAAAAPVRARPDPAAPDVGLVAAPVEAPVYGRFGRYVLVEVDGRRGWLERPAARAD; encoded by the coding sequence GTGATCCGTCCCCTCGCGCTCGTCTCGCTTCTCGCGCTGGCCGCCTGCGGTCCCGGCGCGCTCCGTGAGCAGCTGGAGCCCCGCCCGCCGCGCGAGGCGTACGTGCGCCAGCTGCAGGCGGCCGACCTGCACCGCACCGCCGTCGGCCGCGACTGGCTCGCCGCCGGCGACCGCGCGCTCGCCGCGCCCGCCGTCGCCGCGCTCCCGTTGCGCGAGCAGGGCGCGTTCGCGGCCGAGCAGCCGGGCGCGGTGGCGTGGCGGGTGGCGCCGAGGCGCGGGCAGCGGCTCACCGTGCGCGTCGAGGCGGCGGCCGACTCGGGGACGCGGCTGTTCAGCGAGCTGTACGCGGTGCCCGCCGACACCGCGCGCGCGCCGCGGCTGCTGGAGAGCGCGGACAGCCTCGCGACGAGCTACACGCTGGAGGCCGACGAGGACGGGACGACGTACGTGCTGCGCCTGCAGCCGGAGCTCCTGCGGGCGGTGCGCTGGAGCGTGACGTTCGAGACGGGGCCCTCGCTCGCGTTTCCCGTGGACGGCCGCGACAGCCGCGCGGTGCGCAGCGTCTGGGGCGCGACGCGCGACGGCGGCGCGCGCTCGCACGAGGGGATCGACATCTTCGCGCCGCGCGGCACGCCGGTGCTGGCCGGCAGCGACGGCGTCGCGTGGGCCGGCGAGAACCGCCTGGGCGGCACGGTGGTGTTCCTGCGCGACACGCGCCGCGGGCAGTCGCTCTACTACGCGCACCTCGACCGGCACGCGGTCGCGACGGGCGCGCGCGTGCGCACCGGCGACACGCTGGGCTTCGTCGGCAACACGGGGAACGCGCGCACGACCGCGCCGCACCTGCACTTCGGCGTCTACCGCCGCGGCGAGGGCGCGATCGATCCGTACCCGTTCGTCGACACGCGCGTGACCGCGGCCGCGCGGCCGGGGCGCGACACCACGCTCGTGGGCCGGCTGGCGCGCACGACGCGCGAGGACGCGGCGCTGCGCGCGGGCCCCGGCGAGCGCGCGGCGCGCGTGCGCGCGGTCCCGCGGCAGACGGTGGTGGCCGTCGAGGGCGCGTCGGCGGGGTGGCTGCGCGTGCGGCTCCCCGATCGCACGACCGGCTACCTCGCGGCCGGCGCCCTGGAGCCCGCCGACCGGCCGGTCGCGCGCGAGCAGGTGGCCGCCGCGGCGCCGGTGCGCGCGCGGCCCGATCCGGCGGCGCCCGACGTCGGGCTGGTCGCGGCGCCGGTCGAGGCGCCGGTCTACGGCCGCTTCGGCCGCTACGTGCTGGTGGAGGTGGACGGACGGCGCGGGTGGCTGGAGCGGCCGGCGGCGCGCGCGGACTAG
- a CDS encoding aromatic ring-hydroxylating oxygenase subunit alpha codes for MPIVFPFDPDIARASTIPARLYNDPVYLELERERVFAHTWQLVGRASDVATTGQYLTAEVGNDSIVVVRDGATLRGYHNVCLHRAGPVAQGCGKRQTLQCRYHGWTYGLDGRLLRAPEMEGTANFRADEMRLVPVQVAQWGPLVFANLDGKAPPLLEVLEDVPARVAPFRCETMRWVTRKSWDLACNWKVYVDNYLEGYHLPVVHPGLHKELDYDNYRVEPHRYYSVQHAPLRAVHGGNAAERRYDPARTDVPEAVYVWLFPNTMLNVYLGQMQTNVVLPLSHDRCRVVFDWYAAEPPADHTTDAEWTKLMAFSDEIQDEDIEICEAVQRNLRSRIYDRGRYSAARETGVHHFHSLLHEFLT; via the coding sequence ATGCCGATCGTCTTCCCGTTCGACCCCGACATCGCGCGCGCCTCCACGATCCCGGCGCGGCTCTACAACGACCCGGTCTACCTGGAGCTGGAGCGCGAGCGCGTGTTCGCGCACACGTGGCAGCTGGTGGGGCGCGCGAGCGACGTCGCGACGACGGGCCAGTACCTGACGGCCGAGGTGGGGAACGACAGCATCGTCGTGGTGCGCGACGGCGCGACGCTGCGCGGCTACCACAACGTCTGCCTGCACCGCGCGGGGCCCGTCGCGCAGGGGTGCGGCAAGCGGCAGACGCTCCAGTGCCGCTACCACGGCTGGACGTACGGGCTGGACGGCCGCCTGCTGCGCGCCCCCGAGATGGAGGGCACCGCGAACTTCCGCGCCGACGAGATGCGGCTGGTGCCCGTGCAGGTCGCGCAGTGGGGGCCGCTGGTGTTCGCGAACCTCGACGGCAAGGCGCCGCCGCTGCTGGAGGTGCTGGAGGACGTGCCCGCGCGCGTCGCGCCCTTCCGCTGCGAGACGATGCGCTGGGTGACGCGCAAGTCGTGGGACCTCGCGTGCAACTGGAAGGTCTACGTCGACAACTACCTCGAGGGCTACCACCTGCCGGTGGTGCATCCCGGGCTGCACAAGGAGCTGGACTACGACAACTACCGCGTCGAGCCGCACCGCTACTACTCGGTGCAGCACGCGCCGCTGCGCGCGGTGCACGGCGGGAACGCCGCGGAGCGCCGCTACGATCCGGCGAGGACCGACGTGCCGGAGGCCGTCTACGTCTGGCTCTTCCCCAACACGATGCTGAACGTCTATCTGGGGCAGATGCAGACGAACGTCGTGCTGCCGCTGTCGCACGACCGCTGCCGCGTGGTGTTCGACTGGTACGCGGCCGAGCCGCCCGCCGACCACACGACGGACGCCGAGTGGACGAAGCTGATGGCGTTCAGCGACGAGATCCAGGACGAGGACATCGAGATCTGCGAGGCGGTGCAGCGCAACCTCCGCTCGCGCATCTACGACCGCGGGCGCTACTCGGCCGCGCGCGAGACCGGGGTGCACCACTTCCACTCGCTCCTGCACGAGTTCCTGACCTGA
- a CDS encoding YncE family protein → MTRLATAAALLLAATPLRAQQPAQAAPPTRDYRVFVGSEGDDRIQLVRFGPAGATVERQFRVGTNPTELLGPHGVGVAPDGRHYFVSTAHGTPNGALLKYTTAGDSLAGRVTLGAFPATLQVSPDGNWVYVVNFNLHGDMVPSSVSVVYAPDMAEVARIPTCTMPHGSRLSPDGTRHYSACMMDDALVEIDARNLKVARWFSLAKGAERGMTGAPPRRTAAGGVASGHDMTSHTDHAGAPAPVACSPTWAQPSPDGKRVWVACNKSNDLVEIDVASWTMTRRIPTGEGTYNLAVTRDGTLLVGTNKRGQSVSLIDVASGRELARIPTARRVPSGVALSPDDRYAFVTVEGIGAQPGTVEIIDLRARQAVARVDVGPQAGGIDVWTQPAVR, encoded by the coding sequence ATGACGCGCCTCGCGACGGCGGCCGCGCTGCTCCTCGCGGCCACCCCGCTGCGCGCGCAGCAGCCGGCGCAGGCCGCGCCGCCCACGCGCGACTACCGCGTGTTCGTCGGCTCCGAAGGGGACGACCGCATCCAGCTGGTGCGGTTCGGCCCCGCGGGCGCGACGGTCGAGCGGCAGTTCCGCGTCGGCACCAACCCGACCGAGCTCCTCGGCCCGCACGGCGTGGGCGTCGCGCCCGACGGGCGGCACTACTTCGTCTCGACCGCGCACGGCACGCCCAATGGCGCGCTGCTCAAGTACACGACGGCCGGCGACTCGCTCGCCGGCCGCGTGACCCTCGGCGCCTTCCCGGCCACGCTGCAGGTGAGCCCGGACGGCAACTGGGTCTACGTCGTGAACTTCAACCTGCACGGCGACATGGTGCCGTCGTCGGTGTCGGTGGTCTACGCGCCCGACATGGCGGAGGTGGCGCGCATCCCGACGTGCACGATGCCCCACGGCTCGCGGCTGTCGCCCGACGGCACGCGCCACTACTCGGCGTGCATGATGGACGACGCGCTGGTCGAGATCGACGCCCGCAACCTGAAGGTCGCGCGCTGGTTCTCGCTGGCGAAGGGCGCGGAGCGCGGGATGACGGGCGCGCCGCCGCGGCGCACGGCCGCGGGCGGCGTCGCGAGCGGCCACGACATGACGAGCCACACCGACCACGCGGGCGCGCCCGCGCCGGTCGCCTGCTCCCCCACCTGGGCGCAGCCCTCACCCGACGGCAAGCGCGTCTGGGTGGCGTGCAACAAGTCGAACGATCTGGTCGAGATCGACGTCGCGTCGTGGACCATGACGCGCCGCATCCCGACCGGCGAGGGGACGTACAACCTCGCCGTGACGCGCGACGGGACGCTGCTGGTGGGCACCAACAAGCGCGGGCAGAGCGTGTCGCTCATCGACGTCGCGAGCGGCCGCGAGCTGGCGCGCATCCCGACCGCGCGTCGCGTGCCGAGCGGCGTGGCGCTGTCGCCGGACGACCGGTACGCGTTCGTGACGGTGGAGGGGATCGGCGCCCAACCCGGCACGGTGGAGATCATCGACCTGCGCGCGCGCCAGGCCGTGGCGCGGGTGGACGTGGGCCCGCAGGCCGGCGGCATCGACGTGTGGACGCAGCCTGCCGTTAGGTGA